One window of the Thunnus albacares chromosome 3, fThuAlb1.1, whole genome shotgun sequence genome contains the following:
- the LOC122973400 gene encoding pre-mRNA-splicing factor CWC2-like: MLCCRLDALCFHGCRYGEIESIRVLHERFCAFINFRNANMAAKALEKLQGVELGGNKLVMRYPARWIQRTMPSLQRTTAGLSSSAAGTQQNSAATGY; the protein is encoded by the exons ATGCTTTGCTGTAGGTTAGATGCTCTGTGTTTCCATGGTTGCAGGTATGGTGAGATAGAGAGCATCAGAGTTCTTCATGAGCGCTTCTGTGCCTTCATCAACTTCAGGAACGCCAACATGGCTGCCAAGGCACTGGAGAAGCTGCAG GGGGTGGAGCTGGGCGGCAATAAGCTGGTGATGAGGTACCCAGCGCGGTGGATCCAGCGGACCATGCCCTCCTTACAAAGGACCACTGCTGGCCTGAGCTCCAGTGCTGCAGGAACACAGCAGAACTCAGCTGCCACAGGGTACTGA
- the LOC122973333 gene encoding B-cell receptor CD22-like: MYHFTSISSEDSGVYHCKSENQYGEINSSNLIIDVQYAPKLPSVSVSPSGEIVEGSSVNLTCSSDANPAANYTWFKENEDSPKASGQIFTITDVRPEHSGNYYCEAQNRRGRHNSTLYLTVGSGRRKL, translated from the exons ATGTATCATTTCACCTCAATCAGCTCTGAGGACAGCGGGGTCTACCACTGCAAGTCTGAGAATCAATATGGAGAGATCAACTCTTCAAATCTCATCATAGATGTCCAGT atgctccaaagcttccctctgtgtcagtgagtccctctggtgagatagtggagggcagttcagtgaatctgacctgtagcagtgatgctaacccagcagctaattatacctggttcaaggagaatgaagactcaccaaaagcatcaggacagatcttcaccatcactgatgtcagacctgaacacagtgggaattattactgtgaagcccagaacagaagaggacgTCATAACTCCACCTTATATCTGACTGTTGGATCAG gaagaagaaaactttGA